A region of Apus apus isolate bApuApu2 chromosome 14, bApuApu2.pri.cur, whole genome shotgun sequence DNA encodes the following proteins:
- the RRN3 gene encoding RNA polymerase I-specific transcription initiation factor RRN3, whose amino-acid sequence MMLGGDEFISSPPRKTVRFGGTLTDILLKYQQGETTDFELLKHQLSDPDIKDAQIINWLHEFRAAVAYLTKELEQLVSILLKLPWLRRSREVVEEYLGFLGNLVSAQTVHLRPCLRMIVSQFVPPRITIREDDVDISDSDDDDDNLSENFTTCHRALQTVARYVPSTPQFLMPILVENFPFINKSERTLECYVHNLLRVTVYLPTLRLQILELIIEKLLKLDVSTPQQDIEDAEEAANNSGSEEKSTEEGLFDMEEDEERKGNKVVSPSSERMAHPLAERLDILMTILFSYIKDVCHVDGKLDISNTKDLYRDLVSVFDKLILPTHASCHVQYFMFYICSFKLGLAEAFLDHLWKKLHDPNNPSVIRQTAGSYIGSFLARAKFIPVVTVKACLDLLVNWLHKYIDSQDTGANAYCDVALHGPFYSTCQAVFYTLVFRHKQLLDGNLRKGLSYLQSLNFERIVMCQLNPLKICIPSVVNLFAAITRKYQLVFCYTIIERNNRQFIPVVRSGTGGDLVQTCTNPLDSFFPFDPYILKRSKKTIDPLYQFWEELSAEDLENLKKPIKRCTSEDEDDDFLKGETPQNDGVVGIAPNSYESNTRSPVSSAGSPLDCYVPYPQ is encoded by the exons ATGATGCTGGGAGGGGACGAGTTCATCAGCTCCCCGCCCAGGAAGACGGTGCGGTTCGGCGGGACCCTGACGGACATCTTGCTCAAGTACCAACAG GGTGAGACCACGGATTTTGAGTTGCTAAAGCATCAGCTGTCAGATCCAGACATCAAG GATGCCCAGATCATTAATTGGCTGCATGAATTTCGAGCTGCTGTTGCATATTTGACTAAAGAGCTTGAACAACTGGTCAGCATTCTGCTG AAGCTGCCATGGTTGAGAAGAAGCCGAGAGGTAGTGGAAGAATATCTGGGCTTTCTTGGCAATCTGGTGTCAGCACAAACTGTCCATCTCAGGCCATGTCTCCGGATGATTGTATCACAGTTTGTCCCCC CTCGAATAACCATCAGAGAAGATGATGTGGATATTTCAGAttctgatgatgatgatgaca acCTTTCTGAAAACTTTACTACCTGCCACAGAGCATTGCAAACTGTTGCAAGATACGTTCCTTC gACACCACAATTTCTCATGCCAATACTTGTGGAAAACTTCCCTTTCATTAATAAATCAGAAAGGACTCTG GAATGTTATGTTCATAACCTGCTACGAGTTACAGTGTACCTTCCCACTCTGAGGCTTCAGATTCTGGAGCTTATTATTGAAAAGTTGTTGAAGCTGGAT GTTAGTACTCCACAGCAAGATATTGAAGATGCTGAAGAGGCTGCTAACAACTCTGGTAGTGAGGAAAAATCTACAGAGGAGGGACTTTTTGACATG gaggaagatgaggaaagaaaaggaaacaaagttgTCTCTCCTAGTAGTGAGAGAATGGCCCATCCACTTGCAGAGCGCCTTGATATTTTGATGACCATCCTGTTTTCCTATATTAAAGATGTTTGCCATGTAGATG GCAAGCTTGATATCAGCAACACAAAGGATTTGTATCGGGACCTGGTTTCTGTTTTTGACAAGCTCATTTTACCAACCCATGCTTCATGTCATGTACAGTATTTCATGTTTTACATCTGTAGCTTTAAATTG GGCTTGGCTGAGGCATTTTTAGACCATCTTTGGAAAAAGCTGCATGATCCAAACAATCCTTCAGTGATCAGGCAGACTGCGGGGAGTTACATTGGCAGCTTCTTGGCAAGAGCTAAATTCATTCCAGTTGT TACAGTTAAAGCATGCCTGGATCTTCTGGTGAACTGGTTGCATAAATATATTGATAGCCAGGACACAGGGGCTAATGCCTACTGTGATGTAGCTCTGCACGGGCCGTTTTACTCGACGTGCCAGGCCGTGTTCTATACGCTTGTTTTCCGTCATAAGCAACTTCTGGATGGAAATTTAAGGAAAG GTCTATCATATCTGCAGAGTTTAAATTTTGAGCGCATTGTCATGTGTCAGCTGAATCCCCTGAAGATTTGTATACCCTCTGTTGTGAACTTGTTTGCTGCCATTACCAG GAAATACCAGTTGGTGTTCTGCTACACAATTATTGAGAGGAACAACAGGCAGTTCATACCAGTTGTTCGGAGTGGCACAGGGGGTGACCTTGTGCAGACATGCACTAACCCACTTGACAGTTTCTTCCCCTTTGATCCCTACATACTTAAAAg ATCAAAGAAGACAATTGATCCTCTTTATCAGTTTTGGGAAGAGCTGAGTGCTGAAGATCTTGAGAATCTGAAGAAGCCCATTAAAAGG TGTACTTCTGAGGATGAAGATGATGACTTCTTGAAAGGGGAAACCCCTCAAAATGATGGTGTGGTTGGAATTGCTCCAAATTCTTATGAGTCCAATACCCGGAGCCCTGTGAGCAGCGCTGGCTCTCCCCTGGACTGTTACGTGCCCTACCCCCAGTGA